The Candidatus Omnitrophota bacterium genome segment GCGAGCTTGCCAGGATCATGACCGATTGCGGACTGGTTTTTATCACAACAATAGACGATGCCGACGATTATGACCTGGAAGCGCTGCGTCTGTTAAATGAGCCAAACGAGATACTGGTAATCAATGTCGGAGAAAATAATCTGAGCAGATATTCGGTTGACCTGCAGATACCTAAGAACGGAAATTGCGTCGCGGATGTGGAAAAAGTGGTTGATTTGCTTAAAATTAAAGAAGTATTTCTGGAATATTATTTATAACGAATGGATTTTCTTCCTGTCTCCTTAAATATCACGGGCAAAAAAATATTAATTGTCGGAGGGGGTGGGGTCGCTTTTCAAAAACTTCAGACGCTTAGAAAATTTACAAGCGCAATCGCCCTGCTTGCGCCCGTATTCTCCGATGAAATAATTAAAAGCGGTTTCAAGCGCATTAAAAAAGAGTATTCCCCTAAGTATCTTAAAGGATTTTTTCTTGTTTATGCCTGCACAGATGATAAAAAGCTTAATGCCCGCATAAAAAAAGACGCTGATAAAAAAAGATTATTGGTCAATGTGGCCGATGACCCGGCCAATTGTGATTTTATATCTTCCGCGATTTATAAAAAAGGCAGTATGGTTGTTGCGGTTTCTTCCGGCGGGAAAAATGTTAAAAAGACAGTTGAGTGGAGAAACGGGATAAAAGACTATTTAAATGATCACATGCCGAAGTAAGGATTTAAAGCATTCCCTTGAAGAAAGGGAAAGATATTATTCCGGAATAAAGCTGCCGGAGAATAATGCGGTTATGCTTCATACCTGTAACCGGATAGAGTTATATCATGGGGAAGGATTTGCGCCTGAGGATGTTGTAAGGCATCTGTTCAGAGTCGTCAGCAGTCTTGAATCGGCAATCATAGGTGAGACAGCTATTCAGGCTCAGGTCCGGGCAGCTTATGAGAACGCGCGGAATACTTCCAGATTATCCGCCGAAATGCACAGACTTTTCCAGCATACCCTGAAAGTGGGTAAAAGGATAAGGACTCAGACCAACATTTCAAAAGGCGCAATGTCGCATGCATATGCTGTGATAGAAATATTAAAACAGGACAATATAGATATTTCAACCTCAGGAATAACAATAATAGGAGTGAGCAATCTTAATGAATCGGTGATAAAATACTTCAGCGGCAAAGGAAACCAAACAATCTTCATTGCTAATAGAACTTACAATAAGGCGTTAGAAATGGGTAAAAAATATGGTTGTGAAACTGTAAAATTCGGTGAGCTCCCCTGCGCTATAGGCGCATCAGATATTGTGGTATCAGCAACTTCGGCTCCGCATTTGATCATTAAAAAAGGAGATTTGATAAAGGCGGGCAATATCACTTTGTTCGATCTTGCAGTCCCGCGTGACATAGATCCTGAAATAGCCCTAATGCGCGGTGTCAGTTTGTATAACATAGAAGATATAGAGAAAAGGATAGCCTTAAATAAGAATATCAGGAGCTGTGAAATTAAAAAAGTTGAAAAAATAATTGAAACGGAGATCAGCCGGTTTTATGCCCTTTCGTAAATTAAGGATAGCAACCAGATCAAGTAAATTAGCCCGTATTCAGGTAGAAGAAGTAATGTCGGCTTTACCGGGGCTTGAGTATTCTGTTATTCCTGTTCAAAGTTATGGTGACAAGCATAAGGAGATATCATTGATGTCGGATATCCCGGACGATTTTTTTACAAGAGAGCTGGATTGCCTGCTTCTTTCAGGTAAAGCGGATATTGCTGTTCATTCCGCAAAGGATCTGTCCTATAAGTTAAAAGAAGGTTTGGAAATAATAGCGCTTACTGCGGCATTTGATAAAACAGATTCTCTTGTTTCAAAAAATGGCATCACATTAAAGAAACTGCCTATTGGAGCAAAAATAGGCACAAGTTCTTCGGAAAGAGAAAGACAGATATTAAGCATAAGGCCGGATCTAAAAATAATCCCCTTACGGGGAACTGTTGAAGAACGCGTTGGTTTTATTGAGAAAGGAATAATTGATGCGCTTGTTGTCGCCACCTGCGCGCTTAAAAGAATGAACTTGGATTATATGATAACTGAGATATTGTCTTTTGAAACTCATCCTCTGCAGGGGAATCTAGCGGTTTCGGCGAAGAGCCGCCGCCCCGATTTAAAAGTTGCTTTCGGCAGAATTGATGAAAGGCACCGTTTTGGTAAAGTTTATCTTGCCGGCGCGGGGCCCGGGCAGGCCGAATTGATAACCCTTAAGGCGGATAATATATTGAATCATTCGAATAGTATTTATTACGATGATTTGATAGATAAAAAACTTCTTTCAAGATATCCTTTTGCTGAAAAAATATATGTAGGCAAGCGTAAAGGGAAACGCGCTTTCCCGCAGAATGAAATAAATGCAATGGTATATGAAGCAGCCCAAAAGGGCAAAATTGTAACGAGGCTTAAAGGCGGCGATCCTTTTATATTCGGCCGCGGCGGCGAGGAAATGAGATATCTTCAGGAAAGGCATATTGATGTTGAAATTATTCCCGGAATCAGCGCGGTTCAAGCCGCCGCCGCCTCATCCGGAATCCCCCTTACTATGCGCGGGTTGTGCAGTCGTCTGACTTTACTGAGCGGGCATAGCGCAAAGAGTTCAGAAAAAGCTGAGGAAGAAACACTTGTTTATTATATGGGCGCGTCAAAACTTAATGATATCAGCGATACTTTGATAAAAATGGGCCGACCGCCGGAAACGCCCGCTACTCTTATTTATAAAGCAGGCTATGCTGATGAGCAGATAATCGCAACAAATTTGATCAGCCTGAAACATACAAAACAAAAATCCCCCTTAATAGCTATTATCGGCAAAACCGCCGGACTGCTTAAAAGAAGGGATAAAGTTCTTTTTACCGGGCTTGACCCGTTTAATGCAATTGTTCCGGGCAAAATTTTTCATTATCCTCTGATTGAAATACTGCCGTTAGATTTCAGTGTTGATGTAAGTAAATATGACGGATTTGTTTTTACCAGCAAACAGGCTGTCAAAATATTTTTAAGCAGATATCCCGTCCCCGCGGGTAAAAAAATAATCAGCATAGGTTCATACACATCAAAAGAAATTATAAGATTTGGATATAGGACAGATTATGAATCGCCATCGGCGGATTCAGATATTTTATCGGAATTTATTAAGAGATTGAAGTTTAAGAAACTTCTGTATCCTTGTTCTAATCTGTCGGACAATAAAATCCATGGGATATCACAAGTTGAAACTAAAATAATTTACCGGACCAAATATAAGTTTCAGCCTAAAATTGTTCTTAAACAGTTTGCCGCAGTTGTTTTCAGCAGTGCGTCCACCGTTGAAGCTTTTTTAAAAATTTATAAAAAAATACCCAGGCACCTGGTTATTTATGTTTATGGCAAGCACACGGCTGAAAAACTTTATAAAAGGGGTTATGAAAAAAATGTTCAAGCGATTCAGATATCGTAGGATCGATGAAGAAACACGGATGAAATACCGGCAGACATTTTTGTCCGCGGACGACTTTATCTGGCCCGTATTTTTGGTTGAGGGCAAAAGAATCAAGGAAGGTTTAGGGTTATTGGACGGAGTATACCGCTATTCCGCTGATATGCTGTTTGGATGTTTATCCGAGCTTATACCGTTAGGCCTAAGGTCTGTACTGCTTTTCGGAGTACCTGCCGGTAAAGGCATAGAGCAGGCATATTCATCAGACGGCATAGTCCAGAAGGCTATTCCTGTAATAAAAGAAAAATTTCCCAATCTGGAAATCATCACAGATGTGTGCCTATGTTCATATACTTATGACGGGCACTGCCACATCGGGGATAATGATAAGACGTGTGAAATCCTGGCGAAGGTGGCGCTCAGCCATGCGTCAGCCGGGGCGGATATAGTGGCCCCGTCGGATATGATGGATGGAAGGGTGCAGTTTATTAAAAAATCTCTTGTTTTGGGCGGATTTAATAACGTTAAAATACTTTCTTATGCGGCAAAATACGCGTCAAATTTTTATGGCCCGTTTCGTGAGGCTGCATGCTGTGCGCCGAAATCGGGCGACCGTAAGACTTATCAGATGGATTTCGCCAATTCAGACGAGGCTCTTGAAGAGATAAATGCGGATATTGAAGAAGGCGCCGATCAAATCATGATAAAGCCCGCGTTAAGTTACTTAGATATCATAGCGCGAGCCCGGGCGCATTTTAAGATACCAATTACGGCTTATAATGTCTCGGGCGAATACCAGATGTTAAAGTCGGCAATCAGAGACGGCATCTGCAATGAGAATATAATAGAAGAAACGCTGGTATCAATCAAACGCGCCGGAGCGGGAAAAATAGTGTCTTATTTCACACCGTACATTTTAAGGAAACTAAAAGAATGAATAACGAAAAATCCAGGGCCGCATTTCTGGAGGCCAAAAAATACATACCCGGCGGGGTAAAC includes the following:
- the hemB gene encoding porphobilinogen synthase, giving the protein MFKRFRYRRIDEETRMKYRQTFLSADDFIWPVFLVEGKRIKEGLGLLDGVYRYSADMLFGCLSELIPLGLRSVLLFGVPAGKGIEQAYSSDGIVQKAIPVIKEKFPNLEIITDVCLCSYTYDGHCHIGDNDKTCEILAKVALSHASAGADIVAPSDMMDGRVQFIKKSLVLGGFNNVKILSYAAKYASNFYGPFREAACCAPKSGDRKTYQMDFANSDEALEEINADIEEGADQIMIKPALSYLDIIARARAHFKIPITAYNVSGEYQMLKSAIRDGICNENIIEETLVSIKRAGAGKIVSYFTPYILRKLKE
- the hemA gene encoding glutamyl-tRNA reductase; the encoded protein is MITCRSKDLKHSLEERERYYSGIKLPENNAVMLHTCNRIELYHGEGFAPEDVVRHLFRVVSSLESAIIGETAIQAQVRAAYENARNTSRLSAEMHRLFQHTLKVGKRIRTQTNISKGAMSHAYAVIEILKQDNIDISTSGITIIGVSNLNESVIKYFSGKGNQTIFIANRTYNKALEMGKKYGCETVKFGELPCAIGASDIVVSATSAPHLIIKKGDLIKAGNITLFDLAVPRDIDPEIALMRGVSLYNIEDIEKRIALNKNIRSCEIKKVEKIIETEISRFYALS
- a CDS encoding bifunctional precorrin-2 dehydrogenase/sirohydrochlorin ferrochelatase; translated protein: MDFLPVSLNITGKKILIVGGGGVAFQKLQTLRKFTSAIALLAPVFSDEIIKSGFKRIKKEYSPKYLKGFFLVYACTDDKKLNARIKKDADKKRLLVNVADDPANCDFISSAIYKKGSMVVAVSSGGKNVKKTVEWRNGIKDYLNDHMPK
- the cobA gene encoding uroporphyrinogen-III C-methyltransferase, with the protein product MPFRKLRIATRSSKLARIQVEEVMSALPGLEYSVIPVQSYGDKHKEISLMSDIPDDFFTRELDCLLLSGKADIAVHSAKDLSYKLKEGLEIIALTAAFDKTDSLVSKNGITLKKLPIGAKIGTSSSERERQILSIRPDLKIIPLRGTVEERVGFIEKGIIDALVVATCALKRMNLDYMITEILSFETHPLQGNLAVSAKSRRPDLKVAFGRIDERHRFGKVYLAGAGPGQAELITLKADNILNHSNSIYYDDLIDKKLLSRYPFAEKIYVGKRKGKRAFPQNEINAMVYEAAQKGKIVTRLKGGDPFIFGRGGEEMRYLQERHIDVEIIPGISAVQAAAASSGIPLTMRGLCSRLTLLSGHSAKSSEKAEEETLVYYMGASKLNDISDTLIKMGRPPETPATLIYKAGYADEQIIATNLISLKHTKQKSPLIAIIGKTAGLLKRRDKVLFTGLDPFNAIVPGKIFHYPLIEILPLDFSVDVSKYDGFVFTSKQAVKIFLSRYPVPAGKKIISIGSYTSKEIIRFGYRTDYESPSADSDILSEFIKRLKFKKLLYPCSNLSDNKIHGISQVETKIIYRTKYKFQPKIVLKQFAAVVFSSASTVEAFLKIYKKIPRHLVIYVYGKHTAEKLYKRGYEKNVQAIQIS